In the Oscillospiraceae bacterium genome, GATATAGGATATTCTTGTGTGGCTTGATGCTGCCACACAAGAAAGAGCAGGCATTTCAAATTGAAATGCCTGCTTTCCATATGCACTTTTTGCTCTACTGAGTGTGCATCGCTCTATATTCTCTCAACTGCTCGTGCCATTTCTCGGTGTTGCATTCTTGTGGCTCTGTCGCCTCACCCATCAACAGGTCTAGCAGATAACGCGGTCTCTTGTTGCCAATATGCATAGACTTGATGCAAGAGACGCAATATACACAGACCTCATCACAAGACATCGCAGCCCCGCGCTCACACATTTTATTATGCACTTCCTCTATAGACAATCTGGGATAAAAACTATCGCCGCAACAGACAGAACGTTCACCAAAGCGCACAGGCTCTACCACTTGGATGTTCATTTTTCCAAGCAAACTACGCACAGCACGGTGAACCTCAGGGCGCCCTCGTACAGGGCAAGGATCTTGGATCGAAAGGGATATTTGCTGATAGTCTGCGAAGGGAAAATAATCCATCTCGTCAATTACCTCCCACAAAGATATTGTGGATATCCCCTCATATAAAGTGTGAAATCGCTTGTCACACCCGGCACACACATTTATAATCCGAGATCTTGCCGGGACTTTTGGGTCGTAATGGCAGCAGATAACATGTAGTGAAATGTCATCAAATTTCGTTTTTAAAAACGTAAGCAGCATATGTGCCATCTCCGGCTTGTAAAGATTTAGCGCACACCCGGGATTGAAATATATCATGCTTACCCTCCAACAATGACCTCGCCGAATATTTCTTTGTCTAAATAACGCTCACATTAAAACGGGAAAAATAACGGTAACAGCAATATGACCACCAATCCAACAATAAGCTGTAGCGGGATGCCAACTTTCATATAGTCAAGAAACGTATATTTACCCGCAACCATCACCATCGCATTTGGCGGAGTCGATACAGGCGTAGAAAAGGACATGCTGGAGGCATATGTGACTGCCATGACAAGAGGAAAAGGGCTGACGCCCAGTTCCTGAGCCGCTAAGACCGCCACCGGCAAGAACAAAACTGCCGTAGCCGTATTGCTGATAAATATCCCGAAAATAGAAGTTGTCACATAAAGCCCGACCATCACCGCGCTAGGTCCTGCGCCACCTAACGTGGCAGTAATACTATCCGCGATAAAAGCGACACCACCTGTATTCTCCAAAGCTGTTGCCATAGGCAGCATACAGGCAATAAGTATAACAATCTGCCAATTCACAGCGCGATAAGCTTGTTCAGTACTTCGAACACTACCCGTCAAAACCATGAACAGCCCTGCTATAATGACGGTTATCACCGCTGGGATCCACTCAAAAAGCAACATTGCAATCATGCATAAAAGGATGGCACTGGCTAAAATAGCGCGAACCGGTTTAAATACTGCTTCCGGCGCAGTCATTTCTCGACGAATGACGACGAGGTCCCTTTTTTCCTGCGCCAAAAGATCTATGTTTTTCCACTTTCCATACACCAACATAGCGTCTCCATAATGGAGTTCATCTTGCACAGATGGCGGCTTCGGGTTTTGATACCGGCGTTTTATGGACAAAACGGTAAGCCCATATTTGTCTCGGAAGTGAATATCCTTCAGTGATTGCTTAATAAGATTTGATCTCGGTGTCAAGATAACCTCGGCAATGTTTTCTTCTTGGATATGAAGCCCTTCCACCAAGTCGCGAGAAATTGTTTCTAACCCCATCTCTTTTAAAAACCTCTGTAAAGCAGTGCTATCGGCATACAGCAGCAAAATGTCGTTTGCCTCTAACACATAGGACGGCTCTGCCAACACCTGAGAGAATCTGGACCCCGGCAAAAAGGAAAGCGTTTTTGCCGCTGCCTTTTGCCGCATCTTTAGTACGGTGACGTTGTATCGACTGGGCCACTGTAACGCTTTTAGTGTTTTGCCGACAAGCGCGTGGTCGGTAGGCAACTGCACATAATGAAGATTCGCATCTATTTGATATTGACACAGAAGTTCAGATACACCAATTGTATCTGCAATCTTTGACTTTTTCTCGTAGGGTTTGTTAAGCCATCTCCGCCCAACAAACCACATATAGGCGATGCCCGTAAAAAGAATGATAATGCCTATGGGGGTAAAGTCAAAAAACGACAAACCCTGAAACCCAGAGTTGATAAGCGTTTCTCTCGCAAGCAGGTTGGGTGCTGTTCCGATTAGTGTCAACGCGCCACCCATACTGGCACCAAATGCAAGAGGCATCAAAAGCTTCCCTGGGTTTATATTCATTTTCACGCACAAACTGACAACGACAGGCATCAAAATAGCCACAGTGCCTGTGTTACTGATAAAACTGCCTAGCACGGCGACCATAAGCATGACAAAAATCAGCATTTTAAATTCACTGTTACCTATCATTTTCCCAAGCATATTGCCAGCTTTTCCTGCAAGACCTGCTTGGGAAATGCCTTCTCCGACGACAAATAATGCCGCTAACATGACGACTACTGTGCTGGAAAAACCAGCTAATGCCTCTGATACAGTAAGAACGCCTGATAAATACAATGCTAAAAGCGAGCACAAAGCCACTACATCAGAGCGAAATTTTGGTATTGCAAAACATACCATAGTAGCCAATAAAATTATAAATACTAATTCCATTTCACCAAACATAAAATTACGAGTCCGCCCTCTTTACAAGAATTTTTCTCCTTCAAAATCCCAATTGCTATACATTTTTAAATCAATGCCAAACGAGCTGATTGAACGCACAAATGCTTTGTATCTGAACTATACCATGATACTATACCGATGTCAATGCTGCTTTACTATGCATACTATACCGCGTTCCATGTAAAGTTGAAATGATCATATTTTCGGCACTAAGTATACGTGCACCTAAAACCGGCAAACAAAATGAATAGAAAAATTTTTCAAGCATACCTTTTAATAACACCGGATGGAGGAATAGAGTATGCATCTAACAATAAATCAGCAAAGTCTCGCAAAGGAATATGGCAAAAAATCATTAAACAACGCATTATATGACCGTGGCGTAATCTCGAAATCATTGTATGCTGCCGCCTCAGAAAAAATAATCTTAGAAATTGACCGCCTTAACAATTTATGTTATAGCGAGTTCACAACATATATCACGGCGGTTTAGCTAATGGAATTACGTGAAATTAAGCAAGCAATTACAGAAGGTTGCTCACTTAACGATTTAGACCTTAAGGTAGCATATTATGCTAGGGTATCCACAGACCGAGAAGAGCAACAAAACTCACTCGAAAATCAAATCAGCTACTTTCACCATTTCATTGATAGCAGAAAGGAGTGGACGTTTGCCGGAAAATATATCGACGAAGGCATCAGCGGAAGCAGCGTAGAAAAGCGCGAAGATTTTCTGCGCATGATTGAAGATGCGAAAGCTAAAAAAATGAACTTGATATTGACAAAAGAAATCAGTCGCTTTTCTCGCAGCACCTTAGACAGCATCAAGTATACACGTGAACTGCTGCGATTCGGGGTCGGCATCCTGTTTATACATGACAATATCTGCACACTCTCTCCAGACGCCGAACTGCGCTTAACAATTATGGCGAGTTTAGCGCAAGAGGAAATCCGGCGGTTATCTGACCGCGTAAAGTTCGGAATGAAACGTGCCTACGAAAGCGGCAAAGTTTTAGGCAACGACAGCTTATATGGTTATAAAAAAACAAACGGAAAACTGGAAATCGACAAAGAGACCGCGCCGTTTATCAGAGATTTATACCAAATTTATAGCGAAGGGAAGCACGGCTTTCGCAGCATCGCCCGCATTTTAACCGATATGGGTTATCGCAATAAAAAAGGTGAGCATCTTAACCCCGGAACGCTACGTCAAATCATGCAAAATCCTAAGTATAAAGGTTATTATTATGGCAGGCTTACCGAAAGCAGTGATTACCAAACGCAAAAAAATATTGCGCTACCCAAAGAAGAACAGCTTTATTATAAAGACAAAAACATCCCTGCACTCGTTTCCGAGGAATTATGGGACAAAGTCAACCGCATTATTAATGAGCGAGCGAGCAGATTCAAGCAAAAATCGAGCGCTCAAGAGCGATACTCATATTCACAAAAAATCGTTTGCGGCGTACACGCAACTCATCATTACCGCAAGGTTTGGAACGATCGAAAAATCCCACTGGAAAGTTGGTGTTGCAAGGAATATCTGTCGCACGGACGAACAGCTTGTCCAACACCTCATCTACATACCAAAGAACTTGACCTCGTAATGGAAGCCATCGGCAAACAGGTCGTCCAAACCTGCCACCTTATCACAAATGAGCTCATCAGCTTGTATAAGGAAGTTGTTCTTGATACAGTTGACTTTGACAAAGAAATCACCAACATCTCTAAGGAATTACAAAAGTATGCAGACAAAAAGCAACGGCTTTTGGAATTGATGATTGACGGCACCATTGACAAGGACGATTTCAAAAAAATGAACGACGGAATCAACATTGCTTACGCTAAACTCAAAAAAAAGCTAATCGAGCTAAATGAAGAAAAGGCAAAGCTGGAAGACTCGGCTTCAATGTACAACAACGCCAAATCTATCTGTGAAAAAATTACAGCGGACAAAACTGTTCCGCTTGAAATCGCTAAAGAGATGTTAAATAAAATTATCATCAACCCCGGCAGCACAAACACACATATCAAATTGACCATATCGTTGAAATATCAACCAGAGTTTTCTGCCGATATTTTACGTGTAGCATCCAAAAAATGCTCTGCAACAGACAAGCTTTCCATCACCATCTATTCCAACCGCACCGTCATTTTAAGCAGTGAGACCGAGGTATCCCCCATCGTCGGCAACGAACGGCAAAGTGAGGATTTAATCAACTATCTTCTGTCTGAGTTTGAAGGTGAGCCGGAAAAAATCTGGCAGAGCAACATTTTTGGCATTTCACTGCACGATTTGGTTAGCGAGGGACTGAACAACAAACTCAAACGCGTCCCGGCAGACGCACGAGCAAAATTGCAAGAAACATTGCAACGCATCATCAACGAAGGGTCCAACGGGCTCATTTGTATTATTCTATAAGCAAAAGTCCTGCCAACCGGCAGGACTTTTTGTTTATTGACAGCCGCAGCCGCCCTTATACTTGTCACGCACCATCGTAATCTCATTACCCGGTGCTTGTTTGACTGGATACCATCCGCGGCTGTTGGCATCATTGAACAGCTCGGACTGAATACAATGCTCATCTTTCAAAATCGACAAAAATTCATTGCGCAGCTGCTCATTGACGCATTCGCCCGCAAACGTATTATGGCTGGATGCAGCCTGTTTCTGGCTGGCAATGCAGTCAGTGAGAAACTCTTTATCGCCCATTGTGGATTGTGTTGTCATGCTGTGTACCTCTCTACTTCAAAAAATTGAATAGCGCGTCGTAATGCCCCTGGTGACGATTGGCGATATTTTCCAAACGCGATTTGATGGCTGCATCGCTGCATTGGCTCGCCAGTGTCTGATACTTCTTAATCAGCACCTGCTCATATCCCAGCGTGTCCTCCAGCGCGGTCAGCTCTTTGGTCGTTAAATTGCTCAAACTGCTCACTCCTTATTGCTTTTGTCGGATGTTTTCCGCATTGATAGTATTGGCGGAAAAGATTGCCTTTATGCAAACAAAAAGAAGACGGCATATGGCAGCCGTCCATAAAACAGTATCGTCTGTTTTCGCCGCAGATGTAGCTTACGCTACATCTGCAGATTTTTGATAACGAAAAGGTCGCCCTGTTTCGGGGCAACCTTGATATGATACGCAAAATGTGCCTACTCACGGCATAGGTCGGCGGTTAGCCATTAGGGTGTCGAATGCTTATTTTCTACTTCTATTTTGTTCAAAAAGCCAAGCAAACAAATCTATTTCGTCGCAAAGGAAATCAATTTTGTTATCTGCGGCTGAATAATCAGTTGATTTGTGATTTGCACTGCCGATTTTAGTTAATTCAGCAACCATTTTCTTTGAATAATTTTCAGGTTCATAATCGCTATCTCCATAAAAAATCCAAAGGGGAACTTTTTTGATATTTTCAATCAATTCAAACATATATGCCCCGCCGATTGTAATCGCACCCGCTATTCCGTTATTGTCTGCTTCATGCCCTATAAAATCATATATAGCAAATGCCCCCATCCCAACTCCCATAATGTATAACCTATCGGGGTCACAGTTGTAAGTGTTTATCATTTCTTTGGTGAGTTTGACAGCAACCGTTGCAGGTTGCCAATCGCACCAATTGGCGTTCGTAATCGGTGCTAAGATAACACAAGGGAACTTGCCGTCATCAATCAGCTTTTGCAGTATTTTCGTATCCGAAGTTCCGTCTGTCCATGTTTCGCCGTTTTCATGTAAGAAAAGAACAATAGGAAGCTGCCCCATAGATTCGTAACCATCAGGAGCAAACAATCGGTACTCCATATTCATCGTGCTGCCGTCAACCTCTGCGGTGTAAGTCAGCTTTTTAGAATCATTTAGAAAATTAGCCATAGTATGTTCTCCTGTCCAAAATATAAATTCCGCTGTTGAATTGAACCGCCATCGGCGTGGTCGATTTTGCTTATTTTGTGCGTGTACACGTTTCCCATTACATATCCACACTAAACAAATATCCGAAGCGGTAATTTCCCTTCACCGGAAATCCGTCAGTGTAAACCACAGATTGCCAATATGCCTGCGGATATGGAATTGGTACACCATCCGCCAAAATCTGATCGCGCGTGAAAACATATGCATCGTCAGGGTTGTGAATATTGCCGCAAAAATTCTCACTGCTGTAAATCACGTATGCCGCATATTCGGTCGGAACATCGTAAAAATCGTAGCCATCCGGCACAGGGGTTCCCTCTTTGTAAAAACGACCAAAAATGCTTGGTCCGCCAGACTGCCATTCTTGCCCATTGAAATGCGTCAGATAGCAATAGCTATATTTTATAGGAATATCCGCCGCGTAGGGTTCCAACGACTCAAAAACTTCGTCAACATTATCATGTTCTACAGTTTGCCCGATAAAACGTGTTTTTCCCAATTCGATATACTCAAATTTTTCGCGTTTCCATTTTTTCGATTCAAGTCCATTTTTTACTGAATCGGGCATAAATAACGCCCACTGTACACCAGCATCGCAATTTTTGAGGTTCCAAATATAACCAGTATTAATGTGTATAGACCCTGCGTTATATCCCGTTAGGACTTCTCGCACATTGCGCTCCCGCATGACAGAAAAATCGGCAAATACTTTGGCAACCAATTCGTTCAGTTGCTCGTCATGCGGCTTTCCTGACAACGCCTCATCATATCTGTCCAACACTTTGAAAATCTCCGAATTGACCACGCCGGAAGGCTCAAGTTCTCTTAAATACGCACGAAGTTTAGTGTTTTGCTCTTTAATTCGCGCAAATACACCCTGCACCAAAATCTGTTCGTTTTCTGCGAGTTTTCCCTCACTCCATTGCGAATCGTCCAATACCCATTCCATCAGCGCGTCAAAAACGCCCTGATTCTGCACTACTGCTTTTCGAGCCCAACCTATAAGCCTGTCGTACTTCTCGGCACTTGCCGATTTTTCGTCATTTCCCCCGTCGATTTCACTCCAATCGACCAATACCATGTCATCAATGAATTTCCCTGCCATGTAAAATCCCCCTTGAATATTGATGTCGATAGTCAGAGGATAAAACGACTGGGTTCGTCCGCTCTGTACTTTCGATGGCGGTACGCCATGAAAGCGTGCGAACGCTTTTGAAAAACTTTCTGATGTGTCGTATTGATACTTCATAGCCACATCGACTATCTTACTGTTTGGCTGTAATAAATCTTGCGCGGCTGAACTTAGACGTCTATTGCGAATGTACTCGCCCACAGTCACGCCTGTCACCAGATGAAACATAAGTTGAAAATGAGAGCTTGACGAGTAGGATTGACTTGCTATTTCGTCAATGCTGATTTCACTTGTCAAATGTTCCTCGATATATTGTAGTGCTTTCCCCATGCATTGTATCCAGTTCATCGTTTCCTCCTCCTTTCAAGGAGTATTATACAATGGCACAACCACGCAAATCATGTCTTAAAATATTATGATTTGTCCGATTAAAAAATCCGTGTTGCAAATGAACACGGTATAAAATATAAATTTCACCGCCCACAGCAATCGCCACGAGCGATATCACAAAGTATTTCTACTCTGTACACTAAGACTATACCATGGCATGTCGGCAAAGTCAACATTACGAAAGGTAGTGGGCGGCACAGGCTTCTGAACCAAGTTGGCCTGTTAAATATTCCTGCACTGCCGCCAGTTTTTGCTCCGGGGGTATTGACTTCTTGTTCTGCATTGATATGCTCCTATCTGTTTGTAGACTCACTTTTTCATCTGTCTACTTCGAGGGTAGCATAGCAATTTGTCCCGAAGTTGCTTTCAAAAGTGCCGTTTTGGCACTAACAAGCACCGTGCCACAGTTGTGACACGGTGCTTGTTTACCCTATGGCGACTGCCATGTTTTAGTTTTCATACTGTCTTATGGAAGTCCCACTTACGCCGTCCTCTGCTCTACTGTAGATTATGGGTCAACCACTTCTGCTGGACCGCGTACAAATACTGTCGCACCATTGCTACCGGCCCTCAGGCCGTTATTGGCAATTGTCACAAAATACAAATGGTTTGCGACCAACGCCGCGCCGTCGTTCAAATTCGATGCCGAGGTCAGGCTCACCATCGCCGGGTTTCCTGTCGCGACTGTGTTTACACCAGTCGCACTGCCCAAACGCAAAATAACTTCTGTGCCAATTTGCCCGCGCAAGGTCTGT is a window encoding:
- a CDS encoding spore coat protein is translated as MSNLTTKELTALEDTLGYEQVLIKKYQTLASQCSDAAIKSRLENIANRHQGHYDALFNFLK
- a CDS encoding AraC family transcriptional regulator; protein product: MNWIQCMGKALQYIEEHLTSEISIDEIASQSYSSSSHFQLMFHLVTGVTVGEYIRNRRLSSAAQDLLQPNSKIVDVAMKYQYDTSESFSKAFARFHGVPPSKVQSGRTQSFYPLTIDINIQGGFYMAGKFIDDMVLVDWSEIDGGNDEKSASAEKYDRLIGWARKAVVQNQGVFDALMEWVLDDSQWSEGKLAENEQILVQGVFARIKEQNTKLRAYLRELEPSGVVNSEIFKVLDRYDEALSGKPHDEQLNELVAKVFADFSVMRERNVREVLTGYNAGSIHINTGYIWNLKNCDAGVQWALFMPDSVKNGLESKKWKREKFEYIELGKTRFIGQTVEHDNVDEVFESLEPYAADIPIKYSYCYLTHFNGQEWQSGGPSIFGRFYKEGTPVPDGYDFYDVPTEYAAYVIYSSENFCGNIHNPDDAYVFTRDQILADGVPIPYPQAYWQSVVYTDGFPVKGNYRFGYLFSVDM
- a CDS encoding recombinase family protein, with the protein product MELREIKQAITEGCSLNDLDLKVAYYARVSTDREEQQNSLENQISYFHHFIDSRKEWTFAGKYIDEGISGSSVEKREDFLRMIEDAKAKKMNLILTKEISRFSRSTLDSIKYTRELLRFGVGILFIHDNICTLSPDAELRLTIMASLAQEEIRRLSDRVKFGMKRAYESGKVLGNDSLYGYKKTNGKLEIDKETAPFIRDLYQIYSEGKHGFRSIARILTDMGYRNKKGEHLNPGTLRQIMQNPKYKGYYYGRLTESSDYQTQKNIALPKEEQLYYKDKNIPALVSEELWDKVNRIINERASRFKQKSSAQERYSYSQKIVCGVHATHHYRKVWNDRKIPLESWCCKEYLSHGRTACPTPHLHTKELDLVMEAIGKQVVQTCHLITNELISLYKEVVLDTVDFDKEITNISKELQKYADKKQRLLELMIDGTIDKDDFKKMNDGINIAYAKLKKKLIELNEEKAKLEDSASMYNNAKSICEKITADKTVPLEIAKEMLNKIIINPGSTNTHIKLTISLKYQPEFSADILRVASKKCSATDKLSITIYSNRTVILSSETEVSPIVGNERQSEDLINYLLSEFEGEPEKIWQSNIFGISLHDLVSEGLNNKLKRVPADARAKLQETLQRIINEGSNGLICIIL
- a CDS encoding SLC13 family permease; its protein translation is MFGEMELVFIILLATMVCFAIPKFRSDVVALCSLLALYLSGVLTVSEALAGFSSTVVVMLAALFVVGEGISQAGLAGKAGNMLGKMIGNSEFKMLIFVMLMVAVLGSFISNTGTVAILMPVVVSLCVKMNINPGKLLMPLAFGASMGGALTLIGTAPNLLARETLINSGFQGLSFFDFTPIGIIILFTGIAYMWFVGRRWLNKPYEKKSKIADTIGVSELLCQYQIDANLHYVQLPTDHALVGKTLKALQWPSRYNVTVLKMRQKAAAKTLSFLPGSRFSQVLAEPSYVLEANDILLLYADSTALQRFLKEMGLETISRDLVEGLHIQEENIAEVILTPRSNLIKQSLKDIHFRDKYGLTVLSIKRRYQNPKPPSVQDELHYGDAMLVYGKWKNIDLLAQEKRDLVVIRREMTAPEAVFKPVRAILASAILLCMIAMLLFEWIPAVITVIIAGLFMVLTGSVRSTEQAYRAVNWQIVILIACMLPMATALENTGGVAFIADSITATLGGAGPSAVMVGLYVTTSIFGIFISNTATAVLFLPVAVLAAQELGVSPFPLVMAVTYASSMSFSTPVSTPPNAMVMVAGKYTFLDYMKVGIPLQLIVGLVVILLLPLFFPF
- a CDS encoding spore coat protein — its product is MTTQSTMGDKEFLTDCIASQKQAASSHNTFAGECVNEQLRNEFLSILKDEHCIQSELFNDANSRGWYPVKQAPGNEITMVRDKYKGGCGCQ